The Mytilus galloprovincialis chromosome 7, xbMytGall1.hap1.1, whole genome shotgun sequence genome has a window encoding:
- the LOC143082886 gene encoding xylosyl- and glucuronyltransferase LARGE2s-like, which translates to MLIRMRKQTLAVLVIIGAFPTCILVYLALTTDEIPKYDGQAGQILESRLAQRLKEADQENKVLRKQLSKTRNKLMGLQMSIAVQNGTTYNGNKTLIKCLNAELEIPKCEVIHIAIVCAGHSATRSVVTLIKSVLFYRKNPLHFHFISDHIAELILTQLFETWNVPEVNFSFYSTDKVQEDVVWISNKHYSGVFGLMKLTLPKTLPQNLTKVIVLDTDVTFATDIAELWKIFSILKGKKAIGLVENQSDWYLGKLWKNHRPWRALGRGFNTGVILLDLQKLRDMGWMELWNKIAQEELQTMLYTSLADQDIFNTVLKLHPYLLYQLPCQWNVQLSDNTRSEQCYSEISDLKIIHWNSPKKLKVKIKHLEFFHNLYLTFLEYDANLLRRELFGCDNTQENPIEQQLSALNEDDECYDFRRERILVHRTHLYYLDYDYQPTEWDVTLVAQLSMDRLQMLETICRHWEGPISLALHMSDAEAQQFLRYAQESEVLMQRKNIGYHVVYRDGQYYPVNYLRNVALKQVNTPYVFLSDVDFLPMHGLYEYLKKALPLMDMENSKKALIVPAFETQRYRIDFPKSKAELLTQLDMGDLFTFRFHVWPKGHAQTNYAKWRISTQPYKVEWNHDFEPYIVVGKDIPKFDQRFVGFGWNKVSHIMELDVLGYEYYVLPNAFMIHMPHAPSFDIAKFRSSSNYRRCLKLLKAEFKRDLSLKHGLKALKYLSND; encoded by the exons ATGCTGATAAGAATGAGAAAGCAGACTTTGGCTGTGTTAGTGATAATAGGAGCATTTCCAACATGTATTTTAGTTTACTTAGCTTTAACAACTGATG aAATCCCAAAATATGACGGTCAAGCTGGACAAATTTTGGAGTCCAGACTTGCACAGAGATTGAAAGAAGCAGATCAAGAAAACAAAGTCCTCAGGAAGCAACTGAG TAAAACAAGAAATAAACTCATGGGTCTACAGATGAGTATTGCTGTACAGAATGGTACAACATATAatggcaataaaactttaataaaatgtCTTAATGCTGAACTGGAAATACCAAAGTGTGAG GTAATACACATAGCCATTGTTTGTGCTGGACACAGTGCCACAAGGAGTGTTGTCACATTAATTAAAAGTGTATTGTTCTACAGAAAGAACCCTCTCCACTTCCACTTTATATCAGATCATATAGCAGAACTTATTTTGACACAGCTGTTTGAAACATGGAATGTTCCTGAAg tAAATTTCAGTTTTTACTCAACAGACAAAGTACAG GAGGATGTAGTATGGATATCCAATAAACATTACTCAGGAGTATTTGGTTTGATGAAGTTAACATTACCAAAAACTTTACCACAAAATCTCACCAAG GTTATAGTATTAGATACAGATGTGACATTTGCTACAGATATTGCTGAACTGTGGAAGATATTCAGCATTCTAAAGGGCAAGAAG GCAATAGGATTGGTAGAAAACCAAAGTGACTGGTACCTAGGTAAACTTTGGAAGAATCACAGACCATGGCGAGCTCTG GGTAGAGGTTTCAATACTGGAGTTATCTTACTTGATTTACAAAAGTTACGTGATATGGGATGGATGGAATTATGGAATAAAATAGCACAAGAAGAATTACAAACCATGTTATATACTTCATTAGCAGATCAG GACATATTTAATACAGTTTTAAAACTTCATCCCTATTTGCTGTATCAGTTACCATGTCAGTGGAATGTACAACTAAGTGATAACACTCGTAGTGAACAATGTTACAGTGAAATCTCGGATCTCAAG aTAATCCACTGGAATTCACCAAAGAAATTAAAagtcaaaattaaacatttagaATTTTTTCACAACTTATATCTTACATTCCTGGAGTATGATGCTAATCTATTGAGACGTGAATTGTTTGGATGTGACAACACTCAAGAAAACCCTATTGAACAACAG TTGAGTGCTTTGAATGAAGATGATGAGTGTTATGATTTTCGTAGAGAGCGTATACTTGTACACCGTACACATTTGTATTACCTTGACTATGATTACCAACCAACAGAATGGGATGTGACATTAGTGGCACAACTAAGTATGGACAGGCTTCAGATGTTAGAGACAATCTGTAGACATTGGGAAGGTCCTATCAGTCTAGCTCTTCACATGTCTGACGCAGAGGCTCAACAATTCTTACGTTATGCTCAGGAATCAGAAGTATTGATGCAGAGAAAGAATATAGGATATCATGTAGTTTATAGGGATGGG CAATATTACCCAGTAAACTATTTACGTAATGTAGCTTTAAAACAAGTCAATACACCATATGTGTTCCTGTCAGATGTGGATTTCCTACCCATGCATGGATTGTATGAATATTTAAAGAAGGCTTTACCATTGATGGATATGGAAAACAGCAAAAAA GCTTTAATTGTTCCAGCATTTGAAACACAAAGATACAGAATAGACTTCCCTAAATCTAAAGCAGAATTACTGACACAGCTAGACATGGGTGATCTTTTCACATTTAG atttcaTGTGTGGCCAAAAGGACATGCACAGACTAATTATGCCAAATGGAGGATTTCTACACAACCTTACAAG GTGGAATGGAACCATGATTTTGAACCTTATATAGTTGTTGGTAAAGACATTCCAAAATTTGACCAAAGATTTGTTGGGTTTGGATGGAACAAAGTCTCACATATAATGGAGTTAGATGTTTTAGG aTATGAGTATTATGTCTTACCGAATGCCTTTATGATCCACATGCCTCATGCTCCTAGTTTTGACATTGCTAAATTTAGATCAAGTTCTAACTACAGAAG ATGTCTTAAATTGCTAAAAGCAGAATTCAAACGAGATTTATCACTGAAGCATGGACTGAAAGCATTAAAATATCTGTCAAATGATTGA